In a single window of the Campylobacter fetus subsp. testudinum 03-427 genome:
- a CDS encoding peptide ABC transporter, periplasmic peptide-binding protein (Pfam match to PF00496.18 SBP_bac_5), whose protein sequence is MIKNLILASLLAINIFAATPKDTIVVGIENETARINPLFDEDHDTALDLVFSGLTKFTPDMKIEPDLAKSWKVSDDGIVWTFYLRDDALWHDGEKFSAEDVKFTIEQALNDKLNAPARASFEEVQSVEVINKYELKITLKSPFPPLLDALSIGVLPKHILDGKDINSDKFNQNPIGTGPFKFKKWQKGSYISFEANSDFYRGKPKADKVILKIVPDYNIRTYEIKSGDLDVALIESNLVKELENDKNIKIIKLNSADYRALMFNFDNEILKSLAVRQAINYAIDRELIATKILHGYGFSANNPIQESWANDKNAKTYEYNIKKAKEILANDGWELKNKVLQKNGKSLEFDIYAFNSDPLRVTLANIIQSELSKIGIKARAIAKNHGAFEIDKIDSFIIGWGSPLDPDVQTYRVFSSKMDASKNENGWNYNHYSDKTVDETLLKARTTDKIEERKLWYSKFINALHENPPFAFLVYLQYPLAYSDKINGIKPTILGHHGARFTHNIEEWSKN, encoded by the coding sequence ATGATTAAAAATCTCATTTTGGCAAGTTTATTAGCTATTAATATTTTTGCTGCGACCCCAAAAGATACGATAGTAGTTGGTATAGAAAACGAGACAGCGCGCATAAATCCGCTATTTGATGAAGATCACGATACCGCTCTTGATCTTGTATTTAGCGGACTTACTAAATTTACTCCAGATATGAAAATCGAACCAGACTTGGCAAAAAGCTGGAAAGTAAGCGACGATGGAATTGTCTGGACGTTTTATTTGAGAGATGACGCACTTTGGCATGATGGAGAAAAATTTAGCGCCGAAGATGTTAAATTTACCATAGAGCAAGCACTAAATGATAAACTAAATGCTCCTGCTAGAGCAAGTTTTGAAGAAGTTCAAAGCGTAGAAGTCATAAACAAATATGAGTTAAAAATCACCTTAAAATCACCATTTCCACCGCTTCTTGATGCGCTTAGTATAGGAGTATTGCCAAAACATATTTTAGATGGCAAAGATATAAATAGTGATAAATTTAATCAAAATCCGATCGGCACTGGTCCATTTAAATTTAAAAAATGGCAAAAAGGTAGTTATATAAGCTTTGAGGCCAACAGTGACTTTTACCGCGGCAAACCAAAAGCGGATAAAGTAATTCTTAAAATCGTACCTGATTATAATATAAGAACATATGAGATAAAAAGTGGCGATCTTGACGTAGCACTTATAGAGTCAAATTTAGTAAAAGAGTTAGAAAATGATAAAAATATTAAGATTATAAAACTAAACAGCGCTGATTATAGAGCTTTGATGTTTAATTTTGATAATGAAATACTAAAATCTTTAGCCGTAAGACAAGCTATAAATTATGCTATCGATAGAGAATTGATCGCTACAAAAATACTTCACGGATATGGATTTAGCGCTAATAATCCTATACAAGAAAGCTGGGCAAACGATAAAAACGCAAAAACATATGAATACAACATAAAAAAAGCCAAAGAGATCTTAGCAAATGACGGCTGGGAGCTAAAAAATAAAGTTTTACAAAAAAATGGTAAATCTCTTGAGTTTGATATCTATGCGTTTAATAGTGATCCGCTTAGAGTCACACTTGCTAACATCATCCAAAGCGAATTATCTAAAATCGGTATAAAAGCTCGAGCTATAGCTAAAAATCACGGTGCATTTGAAATAGATAAAATAGATAGCTTCATTATCGGTTGGGGAAGTCCGCTTGATCCTGATGTGCAAACTTATAGAGTATTTAGCTCTAAAATGGACGCCAGCAAAAATGAAAACGGCTGGAATTACAATCATTATAGCGATAAAACGGTTGATGAAACACTTTTAAAAGCTAGAACGACTGATAAAATAGAAGAGAGAAAACTGTGGTATTCTAAATTTATAAATGCCTTGCATGAAAATCCGCCGTTTGCATTTTTAGTTTATTTGCAATATCCATTAGCGTATAGCGACAAAATAAACGGTATTAAGCCGACTATTCTTGGTCATCACGGAGCTAGATTTACTCATAATATAGAAGAGTGGAGTAAAAATTAG
- a CDS encoding peptide ABC transporter, permease protein (Pfam match to PF00528.18 BPD_transp_1), with the protein MWIFVAKRVVQTICLVCIFSLFIFIMIEFSSGNIVSGLYGDNIQALNPALKERILANLGLDRPLMVRYFEWFLNFIRGDFGFSFVSGEKVIDIIKDRLPYTLILGVISFFLSFALAIVLGGFSAIFKGSLFDKIVMIITLSFFSVPSFWLGLIFIMFFSVILGIFPSSGAYYIGTEGNFIDLARHMILPILVLSLSHLAIYVRLVRTTILEALKEPFVTSYRSWGVDKKEIYLKLVLRYSLLPVISYFGANSAVILGGTYVVETVFSIGGLGNTTINALLDKDYPLALIIILLSTIFVVFVNLIVEISAKILNPRF; encoded by the coding sequence GTGTGGATATTTGTTGCTAAAAGAGTAGTCCAGACTATCTGTCTTGTCTGCATTTTTAGCTTATTTATATTCATAATGATAGAATTTTCTAGCGGAAATATCGTATCAGGACTTTACGGAGACAACATTCAAGCCTTAAATCCAGCATTAAAAGAGAGAATCTTGGCTAATTTAGGGCTTGATAGACCTCTAATGGTACGATATTTTGAGTGGTTTTTAAATTTTATAAGAGGCGACTTTGGATTTAGCTTTGTAAGCGGAGAAAAAGTCATAGATATAATAAAAGATAGGCTTCCTTATACTCTCATTCTTGGCGTAATCAGCTTTTTTCTTAGCTTTGCTTTAGCGATAGTTTTAGGAGGTTTTAGCGCTATTTTTAAGGGTTCTTTATTTGATAAAATAGTTATGATAATAACTTTATCGTTTTTTAGCGTTCCTAGTTTTTGGCTGGGGCTTATTTTTATAATGTTTTTTAGCGTAATTTTAGGAATTTTTCCTAGTTCAGGAGCGTACTATATAGGAACTGAGGGAAATTTTATAGATTTAGCGCGTCATATGATACTTCCGATTTTGGTTCTTAGTTTATCACATCTTGCCATCTATGTCAGACTTGTTAGAACTACTATTTTAGAGGCTTTGAAAGAGCCTTTTGTTACTAGTTACAGATCTTGGGGAGTTGATAAAAAAGAGATCTATCTAAAACTTGTTTTAAGATACTCATTGCTGCCTGTTATAAGTTATTTTGGCGCAAATTCAGCGGTGATTTTAGGTGGAACTTATGTCGTAGAAACTGTTTTTTCCATCGGAGGACTTGGAAACACAACCATAAACGCACTTTTAGATAAAGATTATCCATTAGCGCTCATCATCATACTTTTAAGCACTATCTTTGTAGTTTTTGTAAATTTAATAGTTGAGATATCAGCCAAAATCTTAAATCCGAGATTTTAG
- a CDS encoding peptide ABC transporter, permease protein (Pfam match to PF00528.18 BPD_transp_1) → MKKFTIFTAILLGFIIILPLFAPFDPNEVNLNSIKLAPNLKNILGTDFLGRDELSRLLFAFRNSIFIGLLSGVFAIIFAFTFAFLALNSPKIVKTFLMRLLDAFLSLPNLLLILLFSAFSDKGFNIFTISLLLAIFSFGSAAKVIHDEFLSISKNEYILNAKALGAGRLEIMFCEILPVAKNSVFVIFINICAHAISTEALLSFFGLGLMVGEASLGNMLNEAAKAIFAGAWWLVLTPGLAIFVTVLSLMLVGERVQKDD, encoded by the coding sequence GTGAAAAAATTTACTATTTTTACAGCTATTTTGCTTGGATTTATTATCATTTTGCCACTGTTTGCACCATTTGATCCAAATGAAGTAAATTTAAACTCTATAAAATTAGCTCCAAATTTAAAAAATATTTTAGGTACGGATTTTTTAGGAAGAGATGAGCTTTCTAGGCTTTTATTCGCATTTAGAAACTCAATTTTTATAGGGCTTTTAAGCGGAGTTTTTGCTATCATTTTTGCTTTTACTTTTGCTTTTTTGGCACTAAATTCACCAAAAATCGTAAAAACTTTTTTGATGCGTTTGTTAGATGCGTTTTTATCTCTACCTAATTTACTGCTTATACTGCTATTTAGTGCATTTAGTGATAAAGGATTTAATATTTTTACTATAAGTTTGCTTTTAGCGATATTCTCCTTTGGGAGTGCTGCAAAAGTGATACACGATGAGTTTTTAAGTATAAGCAAAAATGAGTATATACTAAATGCAAAGGCTCTTGGTGCTGGGCGACTTGAGATTATGTTTTGTGAAATTTTACCAGTAGCGAAAAATAGCGTGTTCGTGATATTTATAAATATCTGCGCTCACGCCATAAGCACAGAAGCGCTACTTAGTTTTTTTGGGCTTGGACTTATGGTTGGCGAAGCTAGTCTTGGAAATATGCTAAATGAGGCTGCAAAAGCTATATTCGCAGGTGCTTGGTGGCTTGTTTTGACACCGGGATTGGCTATTTTTGTTACTGTTTTATCGCTGATGTTAGTTGGAGAAAGAGTGCAAAAAGATGATTGA
- a CDS encoding peptide ABC transporter, ATP-binding protein (Pfam match to PF00005.23 ABC_tran): MIEVLNLNIKAKNTQILHNISFISNSNLAILGSSGSGKSTLCKAICSILPDNLKASYTKLQTDQKPAYIFQDCISCFYPYLKIKDTFKMVLKESANSTHQIFDELHIPKKAWEMYPYELSRGIASRVQIALNLALDAKILLLDEVTSSLDETNTNSVIEILLRLNTQKVVITHDENLAFKLCDEVLVLENGYVTYFGDKIGYFS, from the coding sequence ATGATTGAGGTTTTAAATTTAAACATAAAAGCTAAAAATACTCAAATTTTACACAATATCAGTTTTATCTCAAACTCAAATTTAGCAATCTTAGGTAGCAGCGGAAGTGGAAAAAGTACGCTTTGCAAAGCTATCTGTTCTATTTTGCCAGATAATTTAAAAGCAAGTTATACAAAGCTTCAAACAGATCAAAAACCTGCTTATATATTTCAAGACTGTATAAGCTGCTTTTATCCATATCTTAAGATAAAAGATACGTTCAAAATGGTTTTAAAAGAGAGTGCAAACTCTACTCATCAAATTTTTGATGAATTACATATACCAAAAAAAGCGTGGGAAATGTATCCTTACGAGCTTAGCCGTGGGATCGCTAGCAGAGTTCAAATCGCACTAAATCTAGCATTAGATGCTAAAATACTTCTACTTGATGAAGTAACTAGTTCGCTTGATGAAACAAATACAAATAGCGTCATAGAGATACTTTTAAGGCTAAATACACAAAAAGTAGTCATCACTCACGATGAAAACTTAGCATTTAAACTCTGCGATGAAGTGCTGGTTTTAGAAAATGGATATGTGACGTATTTTGGAGATAAAATAGGATATTTTTCATGA
- a CDS encoding peptide ABC transporter, ATP-binding protein (Pfam match to PF00005.23 ABC_tran) has protein sequence MSLEVINLKKSYGKTEILKDISFYLKSGESVALMGASGSGKSTLAKCIAKLESIDHGSVIYNGKDLLNLKNAEFRQNIQYVFQDQLTALNPTKCVKDLLISVLKRFKIDKKDEFEHILSDAKLPYSLLDRFPKELSGGERQRLGIARAMLIKPKILILDEVTSALDKKLKSEILHTLMHYKTLHKTAMIFITHDKFIAKEYFDRVLMIERGRLILD, from the coding sequence ATGAGTCTAGAAGTTATAAATTTAAAAAAATCATATGGAAAAACTGAAATTTTAAAAGATATCAGCTTTTATCTAAAAAGTGGTGAGAGCGTAGCTCTTATGGGAGCTAGTGGAAGCGGAAAAAGTACGCTTGCAAAATGTATAGCAAAGCTAGAGAGTATCGATCATGGAAGTGTAATTTATAATGGAAAAGATCTGTTAAATTTAAAAAATGCAGAGTTCAGACAAAATATTCAATACGTATTTCAAGATCAGCTAACTGCGTTAAATCCAACAAAATGCGTAAAAGATCTGTTGATAAGCGTTTTAAAGCGTTTTAAAATAGACAAAAAAGATGAATTTGAGCATATTTTAAGCGACGCAAAGCTGCCCTATTCTCTTTTAGATAGATTTCCAAAGGAGCTTAGCGGTGGTGAAAGACAAAGACTTGGTATCGCTAGAGCTATGCTGATAAAACCAAAAATTCTGATCTTAGATGAAGTCACAAGCGCACTTGATAAAAAACTAAAAAGCGAGATACTCCATACTCTTATGCACTATAAAACTCTCCATAAAACCGCAATGATATTTATAACGCATGATAAATTTATAGCAAAAGAGTATTTTGATAGAGTGCTTATGATCGAGCGTGGTAGATTGATTTTAGATTAA
- a CDS encoding arsenite efflux membrane protein ArsB (Pfam match to PF02040.11 ArsB) has protein sequence MFIAAFIFLITMVLVIWQPKALGIGTSAVLGAVAAYAFGVVDFDDILEVVSIVWDATLTFIGIILFSMVLDKIGFFEWSALFVAKLAQNSAKKMFIYLILLGAFVSALFANDAAALILTPIILAKMKILKLNLKTITAFLLAGGFISDAASLPFVFSNLTNIITANYYKISFSTYMYDMSFAFITSVATSTLFLWLIFRRDIPKSVNASLLKEPKTAIKSVKLFKFSWIFLVMLLCGYFLGDFLGLPVSLFALGGAIVFLCVAANSKVVSAKDLLKTAPWQIVWFSIGLYVVVFGLKNAGLLGFVRDILVYFSSFGEFAFVMASGFLSAILSAVMNNLPAIMIMDISLDGISSKAAIYANIIGSNVGVKLTPFGSLATLLWLFILQKNGICISIKSFFKFSFMITPPVLFVVLISIYIWVG, from the coding sequence ATGTTTATAGCCGCTTTTATATTTTTAATCACTATGGTTTTAGTTATATGGCAGCCAAAAGCTCTTGGAATCGGCACTTCAGCAGTTTTAGGTGCAGTGGCTGCTTACGCATTTGGTGTGGTTGATTTTGATGATATTTTAGAAGTAGTGAGCATTGTTTGGGACGCGACTTTAACGTTTATCGGAATAATTTTATTCTCAATGGTTCTTGATAAGATAGGTTTTTTTGAGTGGAGCGCTCTTTTTGTTGCAAAACTTGCTCAAAATAGTGCAAAAAAGATGTTTATATATTTGATTTTGCTTGGAGCTTTTGTTTCGGCTCTATTTGCAAATGACGCTGCTGCGCTTATTTTAACACCTATAATACTTGCTAAAATGAAAATTTTAAAACTAAATTTAAAAACCATAACCGCGTTTTTGTTAGCAGGTGGATTTATCAGTGACGCAGCTTCTCTTCCTTTTGTCTTTTCAAATTTAACAAATATAATTACAGCAAACTACTATAAAATCAGCTTTTCAACATATATGTATGATATGAGTTTTGCATTTATTACTAGCGTTGCAACTTCTACTTTGTTTTTATGGTTGATTTTTAGGCGAGATATACCAAAAAGCGTAAATGCAAGTCTATTAAAAGAACCAAAAACAGCTATAAAAAGCGTTAAGCTTTTTAAGTTTAGTTGGATATTTTTGGTTATGCTTTTATGCGGTTATTTTTTAGGAGATTTTTTAGGACTTCCGGTGAGTTTGTTTGCTCTTGGAGGTGCTATCGTATTTTTATGTGTCGCAGCAAATTCAAAAGTAGTAAGCGCAAAAGATCTACTAAAAACTGCTCCTTGGCAGATAGTCTGGTTTAGCATAGGTTTGTATGTAGTTGTTTTTGGGCTTAAGAATGCAGGATTGTTAGGATTTGTTAGAGATATTTTGGTTTATTTTAGCTCATTTGGGGAATTTGCTTTTGTGATGGCTAGTGGATTTCTTTCAGCTATTTTAAGTGCTGTTATGAATAATTTACCAGCTATAATGATAATGGATATTTCACTTGATGGTATATCTAGTAAAGCTGCGATTTATGCAAATATAATAGGTTCTAACGTAGGAGTAAAACTAACTCCTTTTGGCTCTTTGGCTACCTTACTTTGGCTATTTATACTACAAAAAAACGGTATTTGCATAAGTATAAAAAGCTTTTTTAAATTTAGTTTTATGATAACTCCTCCAGTGCTTTTTGTCGTTTTAATTAGTATATATATCTGGGTTGGCTAG
- the gss gene encoding glutathionylspermidine amidase / glutathionylspermidine synthetase (bifunctional~Pfam match to PF03738.10 GSP_synth): MNLKSIKALDNEYLESIGFSWHTDPDNTPYVADELVVVSQDECEAYYKAANELYDMYITAAQHVIDNNLFHELGIPFNLIDTIKNSWENDVHWHLYGRFDLAGGLDGKQIKLIEFNADTPTSVFETAIVQWAMLKFNDMDEEAQFNDLYDSLVENFRRLITLEEDTSKFDEYYEGWGILFSSIANNIEDENTTRLLQSAAIDAGFKTEFAFVSEVDFSDENGISYNGENYEYWFKLIPWENIAVEEGELALILKNIIENQKAIILNPAYTLLFQSKGMMKILWDLYPNHPLLLESSFEPLKGKKQVKKPFLAREGANISIINENGETEFETDGEYANGKFLYQEFADFNKDAKENSYQAGLFFAFEGSALGFRKGGLVLDNYSKFVGHVIK; this comes from the coding sequence ATGAATTTAAAAAGTATAAAAGCGTTAGATAATGAGTATTTAGAAAGTATCGGCTTTAGTTGGCATACAGATCCAGACAACACTCCATACGTAGCAGATGAGCTAGTAGTCGTGAGTCAAGATGAGTGCGAAGCATACTATAAAGCTGCAAATGAGCTATATGATATGTATATAACAGCAGCTCAACACGTCATAGATAATAATCTTTTTCACGAACTAGGAATTCCTTTTAATCTCATCGATACGATAAAAAATAGCTGGGAAAATGATGTGCATTGGCATCTTTATGGTAGATTTGATCTTGCTGGAGGACTTGATGGCAAACAGATAAAACTCATTGAGTTTAACGCAGATACGCCAACTAGTGTATTTGAAACGGCTATAGTGCAGTGGGCTATGCTAAAGTTTAATGATATGGATGAAGAAGCGCAGTTTAATGATCTATATGATAGCTTAGTAGAGAATTTTCGCAGACTAATAACCCTTGAAGAAGATACCAGTAAATTTGATGAGTATTATGAAGGATGGGGGATATTATTTAGCTCAATAGCAAACAACATAGAAGATGAAAATACAACAAGACTTTTACAAAGCGCAGCGATAGACGCAGGATTTAAAACTGAATTTGCCTTTGTTAGCGAAGTGGATTTCAGTGATGAAAACGGAATTTCTTACAACGGGGAAAATTACGAATACTGGTTCAAACTGATTCCATGGGAAAATATCGCAGTAGAAGAAGGCGAGTTAGCACTTATCTTAAAAAATATTATCGAAAATCAAAAAGCAATTATCCTAAATCCAGCCTATACGCTTTTATTTCAAAGTAAAGGTATGATGAAAATACTTTGGGATCTATATCCAAATCACCCGCTTTTATTAGAAAGTAGTTTTGAACCTTTAAAAGGCAAAAAACAGGTCAAAAAACCATTTTTAGCAAGAGAAGGAGCGAATATAAGCATTATAAATGAAAATGGTGAAACTGAGTTTGAAACAGACGGAGAGTACGCAAACGGAAAATTCTTATATCAAGAATTCGCAGATTTCAACAAAGACGCTAAAGAAAATAGCTATCAAGCTGGACTATTTTTTGCATTTGAAGGCTCAGCACTTGGATTTAGAAAAGGTGGATTAGTACTTGATAACTACTCTAAATTTGTAGGACACGTGATAAAATAG
- the ubiX gene encoding 3-octaprenyl-4-hydroxybenzoate carboxy-lyase (Pfam match to PF02441.15 Flavoprotein): protein MKTLVAISGASGAHLGIKLANVIASLGNDTHIIISENALISMQKEEVSEQIDKNIRIYSNNEIWAAPASGSSKFENMIIAPCSINSLAKIASSISDNLILRAAAVMIKEHKKLVLGVREMPLSAISLRQMADLAALGVIIAPPIIGYYSGIKSLKDMENFVIGKWLDTIEIKHDIFSRWE, encoded by the coding sequence GTGAAAACTTTAGTAGCTATAAGCGGTGCTAGCGGTGCTCATTTAGGGATCAAACTGGCAAATGTTATTGCTAGTTTGGGAAATGATACACATATTATTATCAGTGAAAATGCGTTGATCTCTATGCAAAAAGAGGAAGTTAGCGAACAAATTGATAAAAATATACGAATTTATTCAAATAATGAAATTTGGGCTGCTCCAGCTAGCGGTTCGTCCAAATTTGAAAATATGATAATCGCGCCTTGTTCCATAAATTCCTTAGCCAAGATAGCTTCTAGCATCAGCGATAATCTGATTTTAAGAGCGGCTGCAGTTATGATAAAAGAGCATAAAAAGCTTGTTTTAGGCGTAAGAGAGATGCCTTTATCTGCTATCAGTCTTAGGCAAATGGCGGATTTAGCAGCACTTGGAGTTATCATAGCGCCGCCCATTATCGGGTATTATTCTGGGATAAAAAGTCTTAAAGATATGGAAAATTTCGTGATAGGAAAGTGGCTAGATACTATTGAAATAAAACACGATATTTTCAGTCGTTGGGAGTGA
- the hprA gene encoding 2-hydroxyacid dehydrogenase (Pfam matches to PF02826.15 2-Hacid_dh_C, and to PF00389.26 2-Hacid_dh): MKIVCLDADTLGNDIDLKSVFSEFGEFISYPKTAPNETINRLKDADIVLTNKVLITQEVINSLNLKLICVTATGVNNVDLDAAAKAGVAVKNVAGYSTNSVVQQTFANLLSLANQTEYYDNYCKDKNGWAKSPIFVHLNDPIYELNEKKFTVVGLGTIGTKVARVAQSFGCIVSYYSTSGKNSSNEFQKVSFDELLQSDIISIHAPLNANTKNLFDEKALSNLKDGAIIVNSGRGGIVDENSIAKLIDEKNIYFATDVLETEPMRGDHPFLNVKNKNRLLITPHIAWASVEARKCLVELVAKNIRDFIKG, encoded by the coding sequence ATGAAAATAGTATGCTTAGATGCCGATACACTTGGAAACGATATTGATTTAAAATCTGTATTTAGTGAGTTTGGGGAGTTTATCAGCTATCCTAAAACTGCACCAAATGAGACTATAAATAGATTAAAAGATGCCGATATCGTGCTTACAAATAAAGTTTTAATCACACAAGAAGTTATAAATTCTTTAAATTTAAAACTCATCTGCGTAACTGCAACTGGAGTAAATAACGTAGATCTTGACGCTGCTGCTAAAGCAGGAGTAGCTGTTAAAAATGTCGCTGGCTACTCTACAAATAGCGTTGTGCAACAAACTTTTGCAAATCTTTTATCATTGGCGAATCAAACAGAGTATTACGACAACTACTGCAAAGATAAAAACGGCTGGGCTAAAAGTCCTATTTTCGTACATTTAAATGATCCTATTTATGAGTTAAACGAGAAAAAATTCACAGTTGTAGGACTAGGAACTATCGGAACTAAAGTAGCAAGAGTGGCACAATCTTTTGGCTGCATAGTTTCTTACTACTCAACAAGCGGTAAAAACAGTAGCAATGAGTTTCAAAAAGTTAGTTTTGATGAGCTATTACAATCAGATATCATCAGCATACACGCACCTCTAAATGCAAATACAAAAAACCTATTTGATGAAAAAGCACTTTCAAATTTAAAAGACGGTGCTATAATCGTAAATTCAGGTAGAGGCGGTATAGTTGATGAAAATAGTATCGCAAAACTCATTGATGAAAAAAATATCTACTTTGCAACCGATGTTTTAGAAACCGAACCTATGAGAGGCGATCATCCGTTTTTAAACGTAAAAAACAAAAATAGACTTCTCATCACTCCGCACATCGCATGGGCAAGTGTAGAAGCTAGAAAATGTCTTGTGGAACTAGTAGCAAAAAATATTAGAGATTTTATAAAAGGATAA
- a CDS encoding putative nucleotide-binding protein (DUF520 domain) (Pfam match to PF04461.9 DUF520) — translation MADEHSFDISASVDLMEVKNALETAKKEVSSRFDFKGLKAQIELNEKEKTITLLSSSDSKIDALKDIVLSKLIKRDIPPVAITELKRENASGANTKCILKLNDTLDSLNAKKITKAIKDEKLKVNASIRGEEVRVTSKSIDELQSVIKLVKDLNLELPLSFKNLK, via the coding sequence ATGGCTGATGAACATAGCTTTGATATAAGTGCGAGCGTAGATCTTATGGAGGTCAAAAATGCGCTTGAAACAGCGAAAAAGGAAGTTTCAAGCCGATTTGACTTTAAAGGCTTAAAAGCCCAAATAGAGCTAAACGAAAAAGAAAAAACCATAACTCTTCTTAGCTCAAGCGATAGTAAAATAGATGCTTTAAAAGATATCGTTTTGAGCAAACTCATAAAAAGAGATATTCCTCCTGTTGCTATAACTGAATTAAAAAGAGAAAACGCAAGCGGTGCAAATACAAAATGCATTTTAAAACTAAACGATACTTTAGATAGCTTAAATGCAAAAAAAATCACAAAAGCTATCAAAGATGAAAAACTAAAGGTAAATGCAAGCATAAGAGGCGAGGAAGTAAGAGTTACTAGCAAATCTATCGATGAGCTTCAAAGCGTTATAAAGCTTGTGAAAGATTTAAATTTAGAGCTTCCGCTAAGTTTTAAAAATTTAAAATAA